A region of the Halalkalicoccus tibetensis genome:
CCTCGCCCCACTCCTCAGAGCGCTTGCGAGAGCGTTCGGCCGCCTCGTCGTCGTCTCCGAACAGACCGACGAGGTCAAAGAGTGGACCGACGGGGCCGCCACGGGCGCGTTGCTCGTCGGAGAGCCACCAAACGACGGCACCAGCTCCGACCTTCTTTCGTTCGACGTTGCCCTTCTCCTCGAGCGAATTGAGTTTATCGAGCGCGGATCGATTCGATATTCCGAGTACTTCACCCACCTCTTTGCCGGTGAGCGGCTCGTCACGCTCGATGAGTACCGCGATCACGTCATCAATCGTCGTCTTCTCGATATACTTCCCATCGTCTCCGCGGCTTCGACTCATGCGCATGAATTGGAACCACTGCTAGTTAACCATTTCGTCCGTATGAGAACGGTATTTTCATTACCATCTCATACATATGAGGTGGTAGAGACAAACCCTGTTTACGAGACCATCGAAGTGGATACCAGCGCCATCATAACGCCCGAGTCGCTCACACACAGTATAACAACGTGGATATCTGCTTGTGATGGTATCTATTCGTCTGCGCCATTCCCTCCTGGGAACCGGGCCTCGATTCCGCTCGCGAGCAAGCCTCCATCCCCACCAAGCGAGAGTACCTGCCAGCCATCATCGACGAACTCCTCCTCGTCTTCGTCGCCAACCCAATAACCCGGTGCGACCCCATGGCGTTGGGAGGCGTCAAGGACGTCTTGGATAGCCTGTTGGAGCTCTGGATTGTCGAAGTTACCGGGATCATTCAACTGATAGGAGAGGTCGTACGGTCCGACCAATAAACAATCGAGCCCATCTATCTGGGCGATCTCATCGATATTGTCGATCATCTCTCGCGTTTCCACCTGCAACATTACGAACACGCGGTCGTTGATGGTCTCGAAGTACTCGTCGGCCTCCAGTCCGAACTGGGCACCGGCTTGGAGACCGGAGGCACCTCGATTGCCATCGGGTGGATAGTAGGCTGCCTCGACGAACATGCGACAGTCCTCGACGACACCGGGCCCGTCGATTCGCGGAAGAAACGGGATGATGACCCCGTCGGCCCCCGCGTCGAGTGCGCGGTCGACCTCCCGTGGATGGTGTCCCGGGATGCGTACCAGTGCTGCAGTATCATCGGGGATCACCGAGACGATCTGCCGGATGACTTCGAAATCAAACGAGCCGTGTTCGCCGTCGATCCAAACCCAATCGACCGCAGGGTGATTCCCAACGACTGTCGCCGAGTCCATACTCGCAAACACCGTCGCCATTCCATAGACCGTCTCTCCGTCCTCGACCCGATCGGTGAACTCCTCAGAACCGCCGATCAGGGGTTCGTCGGTCGCGTGTGCGCTTGCCCCGCCAATACCTGCTAGTCCGACACCTGATGCGGCTGTTCCCTGCATATAGCGTCGTCGCGTGATCTCTGGACCGATGCCTTGATTGTTATTATCTCCCATAACTCGCTCACGTATTCACCCCAATTAGATAACTATTATTGATGATTTGAGAGTATAATATGTATGACTATAATCCCCCTTGTGTAACCCACCCAACAGTCAGACAGTCTGTTGGACAAGACACAGACTCGATTACTAGGGACTGAACTTCTCCTCCTCGACTGCAAGCCCAGTTATCTGAACCTCCGTGTTCGCTATCTTTCCACTAATCACTGCATGTCTATAGCTGTTCGATGAGATCTGGACATTGATTACGAATAGCGGGATTGTAACCTACGTACAGGTCTATCGGAAGAGTATCTTACTTTTATTGTCGCTGGTTTACCCTCGTGAGTTCATAGACCTTGGCAGTGGAACGGGCGGGTCGGACCAATAGAAGGGCGTTCATACGCTGTATGAAAGCGAGTACTC
Encoded here:
- a CDS encoding HpcH/HpaI aldolase family protein; the protein is MQGTAASGVGLAGIGGASAHATDEPLIGGSEEFTDRVEDGETVYGMATVFASMDSATVVGNHPAVDWVWIDGEHGSFDFEVIRQIVSVIPDDTAALVRIPGHHPREVDRALDAGADGVIIPFLPRIDGPGVVEDCRMFVEAAYYPPDGNRGASGLQAGAQFGLEADEYFETINDRVFVMLQVETREMIDNIDEIAQIDGLDCLLVGPYDLSYQLNDPGNFDNPELQQAIQDVLDASQRHGVAPGYWVGDEDEEEFVDDGWQVLSLGGDGGLLASGIEARFPGGNGADE